One Plectropomus leopardus isolate mb chromosome 1, YSFRI_Pleo_2.0, whole genome shotgun sequence DNA segment encodes these proteins:
- the LOC121946792 gene encoding kinesin-like protein KIF23 isoform X2 produces the protein MHRQNKGKTPRRPGPKKASNIDKDPVGVYCRIRPLGAEDEECCIEMISSTTIQLHAPDGLKANRNGEYKETQYSFKKVFGINTTQMELFEDVAKPLIEDLIHCKNGLLFTYGVTGSGKTFTMTGSPGEGGLLPRSLDMLFNSIGPFQAKRFVFKTDDKNGMEIQGQVDALLERQKRDSQQSVPKTPSARQRVADPEFADMISSEEACKSENVDEDCCYSVFVSYIEIYNNYIYDLLEDAPFDPIRPKPPQSKILREDQNHNMYVAGCTEVEVKSTEEAFEVFWKGQKKRRIANTELNRESSRSHSVFTVKLAQAPLDADGDHILQDKNQVNVSQLCLVDLAGSERTSRTRAEGNRLREAGNINQSLMTLRTCMEVLRENQMCGTNKMVPYRDSKVTHLFKNYFDGEGKVRMIVCVNPKADDYDETTLVMRFAEMTQEVEVARPVDRPICGLAAGRRHRNRAFKDELSRRLEERGGPSNAADDPALLSQLMESLPAMPRCELVDPADDQTLPRLIEVLERRHRVRQMMTEQFNKTANSLKSMLQQFDSQLNAKETFLHDQRSRLSEKDKVILGQRAELERLEKKSKTLEYKIDILQKTTDMYEHDKRSLQHELETREQRLHRELSERRRMEQRMQGMMTDTKLKWEKECERRVNAKQLEMQNKLWVKDEKLKQLKAIVTESSSSGGGSIAFTTERPEKPERPSRERDRNFGQKRSASPSPLPDFSQTPSHQTRANVRAVKDAYPSSTTSSSSSSTSAFPSVASCISDWEHRFPVDTSSQARTPHSRSRTPASCLSTSSVGRRRGQRWVADSEVPATTLVNGLDLEAGTRGNVFKTRGGGQAVQFTDIETLKQECAAASSRKRRSGSGEGPAQMEDIENRAPVAGTSSGFGYQKRRKP, from the exons atgcaCAGACAAAA TAAAGGGAAGACTCCTCGGAGGCCTGGCCCCAAAAAGGCATCCAACATAGATAAAGACCCCGTGGGA GTATACTGCCGTATACGTCCACTTGGAGCAGAAGATGAGGAATGTTGCATTGAGATGATCAGCAGCACCACGATTCAGCTTCATGCTCCTGATGGCCTTAAAGCCAACCGCAATGGGGAATACAAAGAG ACACAGTACTCCTTCAAAAAAGTGTTTGGTATAAATACCACTCAAATGGAGCTGTTTGAGGATGTTGCCAAGCCTCTGATAGAGGACCTGATTCATTGTAAGAATG gtcTGCTGTTTACGTACGGTGTTACTGGAAGTGGTAAGACCTTCACCATGACCGGCTCGCCTGGGGAAGGTGGACTCCTGCCCCGCTCTCTGGACATGCTCTTCAACAGCATTGGCCCCTTTCAGGCCAAGAGattt GTGTTTAAAACAGATGATAAAAATGGCATGGAGATCCAGGGTCAAGTTGATGCTCTCCTGGAGAGACAGAAGCGAGACAGTCAGCAGTCTGTGCCCAAAACGCCGTCTGCCAG gcaGAGGGTTGCTGACCCAGAGTTTGCAGATATGATCAGCTCAGAAGAGGCGTGTAAATCTGAGAATGTGGATGAAGACTGttgttacagtgtttttgtgtcctaCATCGAAATCTACAACAACTACATCTATGATCTCCTCGAAGATGCTCCGTTTGACCCAATCAGACCAAA ACCGCCTCAATCTAAGATTCTCCGTGAAGATCAGAATCACAACATGTACGTGGCCGGCTgcacagaagttgaagtcaaaTCTACAGAGGAGGCTTTTGAAGTCTTTTGGAAGG gacaaaagaaaaggaggatAGCCAACACTGAACTTAACCGTGAATCCAGTCGCTCCCACAGCGTGTTCACAGTAAAGTTGGCCCAGGCTCCTCTGGATGCTGATGGGGACCATATTCTGCAG GACAAAAACCAGGTGAATGTGAGTCAGCTGTGTCTGGTTGACCTGGCGGGCAGTGAGCGCACCAGCAGAACCAGAGCGGAGGGAAACCGTCTCCGTGAAGCAG GTAATATTAACCAGTCCTTGATGACACTGCGCACTTGTATGGAAGTCCTGCGTGAAAACCAGATGTGTGGAACCAATAAG ATGGTGCCTTACAGGGACTCTAAAGTTAcacatctgtttaaaaactaCTTTGATGGAGAAGGAAAAGTGAGGATGATTGTGTGCGTCAACCCAAAGGCTGATGATTATGACGAGACGACG ctggTGATGCGCTTTGCAGAGATGACCCAGGAGGTCGAGGTGGCACGGCCAGTTGACCGACCAATCTGTGGCCTCGCAGCAGGACGCAGACACAGAAACCGCGCCTTCAAAGATGAGCTGTCACGTCGCCTGGAAGAGCGAGGAGGTCCCAGTAATGCCG CGGATGATCCAGCTCTGCTGAGTCAGCTCATGGAAAGCCTTCCTGCGATGCCTCGCTGTGAGCTGGTGGACCCGGCTGATGATCAGACGCTGCCCCGCCTCATTGAGGTGCTGGAGAGGAGGCATCGTGTCCGTCAGATGATGACAGAGCAGTTCAACAAAACTG CCAATTCACTGAAGTCCAtgctgcagcagtttgacagTCAGCTCAATGCAAAGGAGACGTTCCTCCACGATCAACGAAGCAGACTGAGCGAGAAAGACAAAGTCATCCTCGGCCAGAGAGCGGAGTTAGAACGACTAGAGAAAAAATCCAAAACGCTGGAATACAAG ATCGATATCCTGCAGAAGACAACAGACATGTATGAGCACGACAAACGCTCACTTCAGCATGAGCTGGAGACCCGGGAGCAGCGTCTGCACAGAGAGCTGTCAGAGAGGAGGCGCATGGAGCAGCGCATGCAGGGCATGATGACAGACACCAAACTCAAGTGGGAAAAGGAGTGT GAGAGGAGAGTGAACGCCAAACAGCTGGAGATGCAGAACAAGTTGTGGGTGAAGGATGAGAAGTTGAAGCAGCTCAAGGCCATAgtgacagagagcagcagcagcggtggcGGCAGCATTGCATTTACAACTGAGCGTCCAGAGAAACCTGAGAGACCGTCACGGGAGAGAGATCGCAACTTTGGCCAGAAGAGGTCTGCCTCGCCATCACCACTTCCT GACTTCAGCCAAACTCCTTCCCACCAAACTCGAGCCAATGTTAGGGCAGTTAAGGACGCTTATCCCTcttccaccacctcctccagctcctcctccacctcagcCTTTCCCTCTGTAGCCTCCTGTATCTCTGACTGGGAGCACAGATTTCCTGTAGACACAAGCAGCCAAGCTAGGACCCCTCACAGCAGGAGCCGGACTCCTGCGTCATGCCTCAGCACCAGCAGTGTGGGCCGCAGGAGAGGCCAGCGCTGGGTCGCAGACTCTGAGGTCCCTGCTACGACTCTTGTCAATGGGCTAGACCTAGAGGCAGGCACAagg GGCAACGTGTTTAAGACCAGAGGTGGAGGACAGGCGGTGCAGTTTACAGACATCGAGACACTAAAACAAGAGTGCGCAGCAGCATCAAG TCGTAAGAGGAGATCAGGGTCTGGAGAAGGACCAGCTCAGATGGAGGACATAGAAAACAGG GCTCCAGTGGCAGGCACGAGCTCTGGCTTTGGGTATCAAAA GCGCAGAAAGCCTTAA
- the LOC121946792 gene encoding kinesin-like protein KIF23 isoform X4 yields MHRQNKGKTPRRPGPKKASNIDKDPVGVYCRIRPLGAEDEECCIEMISSTTIQLHAPDGLKANRNGEYKETQYSFKKVFGINTTQMELFEDVAKPLIEDLIHCKNGLLFTYGVTGSGKTFTMTGSPGEGGLLPRSLDMLFNSIGPFQAKRFVFKTDDKNGMEIQGQVDALLERQKRDSQQSVPKTPSARQRVADPEFADMISSEEACKSENVDEDCCYSVFVSYIEIYNNYIYDLLEDAPFDPIRPKPPQSKILREDQNHNMYVAGCTEVEVKSTEEAFEVFWKGQKKRRIANTELNRESSRSHSVFTVKLAQAPLDADGDHILQDKNQVNVSQLCLVDLAGSERTSRTRAEGNRLREAGNINQSLMTLRTCMEVLRENQMCGTNKMVPYRDSKVTHLFKNYFDGEGKVRMIVCVNPKADDYDETTLVMRFAEMTQEVEVARPVDRPICGLAAGRRHRNRAFKDELSRRLEERGGPSNAADDPALLSQLMESLPAMPRCELVDPADDQTLPRLIEVLERRHRVRQMMTEQFNKTANSLKSMLQQFDSQLNAKETFLHDQRSRLSEKDKVILGQRAELERLEKKSKTLEYKIDILQKTTDMYEHDKRSLQHELETREQRLHRELSERRRMEQRMQGMMTDTKLKWEKECERRVNAKQLEMQNKLWVKDEKLKQLKAIVTESSSSGGGSIAFTTERPEKPERPSRERDRNFGQKRSASPSPLPGNVFKTRGGGQAVQFTDIETLKQECAAASSRKRRSGSGEGPAQMEDIENRAPVAGTSSGFGYQKRRKP; encoded by the exons atgcaCAGACAAAA TAAAGGGAAGACTCCTCGGAGGCCTGGCCCCAAAAAGGCATCCAACATAGATAAAGACCCCGTGGGA GTATACTGCCGTATACGTCCACTTGGAGCAGAAGATGAGGAATGTTGCATTGAGATGATCAGCAGCACCACGATTCAGCTTCATGCTCCTGATGGCCTTAAAGCCAACCGCAATGGGGAATACAAAGAG ACACAGTACTCCTTCAAAAAAGTGTTTGGTATAAATACCACTCAAATGGAGCTGTTTGAGGATGTTGCCAAGCCTCTGATAGAGGACCTGATTCATTGTAAGAATG gtcTGCTGTTTACGTACGGTGTTACTGGAAGTGGTAAGACCTTCACCATGACCGGCTCGCCTGGGGAAGGTGGACTCCTGCCCCGCTCTCTGGACATGCTCTTCAACAGCATTGGCCCCTTTCAGGCCAAGAGattt GTGTTTAAAACAGATGATAAAAATGGCATGGAGATCCAGGGTCAAGTTGATGCTCTCCTGGAGAGACAGAAGCGAGACAGTCAGCAGTCTGTGCCCAAAACGCCGTCTGCCAG gcaGAGGGTTGCTGACCCAGAGTTTGCAGATATGATCAGCTCAGAAGAGGCGTGTAAATCTGAGAATGTGGATGAAGACTGttgttacagtgtttttgtgtcctaCATCGAAATCTACAACAACTACATCTATGATCTCCTCGAAGATGCTCCGTTTGACCCAATCAGACCAAA ACCGCCTCAATCTAAGATTCTCCGTGAAGATCAGAATCACAACATGTACGTGGCCGGCTgcacagaagttgaagtcaaaTCTACAGAGGAGGCTTTTGAAGTCTTTTGGAAGG gacaaaagaaaaggaggatAGCCAACACTGAACTTAACCGTGAATCCAGTCGCTCCCACAGCGTGTTCACAGTAAAGTTGGCCCAGGCTCCTCTGGATGCTGATGGGGACCATATTCTGCAG GACAAAAACCAGGTGAATGTGAGTCAGCTGTGTCTGGTTGACCTGGCGGGCAGTGAGCGCACCAGCAGAACCAGAGCGGAGGGAAACCGTCTCCGTGAAGCAG GTAATATTAACCAGTCCTTGATGACACTGCGCACTTGTATGGAAGTCCTGCGTGAAAACCAGATGTGTGGAACCAATAAG ATGGTGCCTTACAGGGACTCTAAAGTTAcacatctgtttaaaaactaCTTTGATGGAGAAGGAAAAGTGAGGATGATTGTGTGCGTCAACCCAAAGGCTGATGATTATGACGAGACGACG ctggTGATGCGCTTTGCAGAGATGACCCAGGAGGTCGAGGTGGCACGGCCAGTTGACCGACCAATCTGTGGCCTCGCAGCAGGACGCAGACACAGAAACCGCGCCTTCAAAGATGAGCTGTCACGTCGCCTGGAAGAGCGAGGAGGTCCCAGTAATGCCG CGGATGATCCAGCTCTGCTGAGTCAGCTCATGGAAAGCCTTCCTGCGATGCCTCGCTGTGAGCTGGTGGACCCGGCTGATGATCAGACGCTGCCCCGCCTCATTGAGGTGCTGGAGAGGAGGCATCGTGTCCGTCAGATGATGACAGAGCAGTTCAACAAAACTG CCAATTCACTGAAGTCCAtgctgcagcagtttgacagTCAGCTCAATGCAAAGGAGACGTTCCTCCACGATCAACGAAGCAGACTGAGCGAGAAAGACAAAGTCATCCTCGGCCAGAGAGCGGAGTTAGAACGACTAGAGAAAAAATCCAAAACGCTGGAATACAAG ATCGATATCCTGCAGAAGACAACAGACATGTATGAGCACGACAAACGCTCACTTCAGCATGAGCTGGAGACCCGGGAGCAGCGTCTGCACAGAGAGCTGTCAGAGAGGAGGCGCATGGAGCAGCGCATGCAGGGCATGATGACAGACACCAAACTCAAGTGGGAAAAGGAGTGT GAGAGGAGAGTGAACGCCAAACAGCTGGAGATGCAGAACAAGTTGTGGGTGAAGGATGAGAAGTTGAAGCAGCTCAAGGCCATAgtgacagagagcagcagcagcggtggcGGCAGCATTGCATTTACAACTGAGCGTCCAGAGAAACCTGAGAGACCGTCACGGGAGAGAGATCGCAACTTTGGCCAGAAGAGGTCTGCCTCGCCATCACCACTTCCT GGCAACGTGTTTAAGACCAGAGGTGGAGGACAGGCGGTGCAGTTTACAGACATCGAGACACTAAAACAAGAGTGCGCAGCAGCATCAAG TCGTAAGAGGAGATCAGGGTCTGGAGAAGGACCAGCTCAGATGGAGGACATAGAAAACAGG GCTCCAGTGGCAGGCACGAGCTCTGGCTTTGGGTATCAAAA GCGCAGAAAGCCTTAA
- the LOC121946792 gene encoding kinesin-like protein KIF23 isoform X1 has translation MHRQNKGKTPRRPGPKKASNIDKDPVGVYCRIRPLGAEDEECCIEMISSTTIQLHAPDGLKANRNGEYKETQYSFKKVFGINTTQMELFEDVAKPLIEDLIHCKNGLLFTYGVTGSGKTFTMTGSPGEGGLLPRSLDMLFNSIGPFQAKRFVFKTDDKNGMEIQGQVDALLERQKRDSQQSVPKTPSARQRVADPEFADMISSEEACKSENVDEDCCYSVFVSYIEIYNNYIYDLLEDAPFDPIRPKPPQSKILREDQNHNMYVAGCTEVEVKSTEEAFEVFWKGQKKRRIANTELNRESSRSHSVFTVKLAQAPLDADGDHILQDKNQVNVSQLCLVDLAGSERTSRTRAEGNRLREAGNINQSLMTLRTCMEVLRENQMCGTNKMVPYRDSKVTHLFKNYFDGEGKVRMIVCVNPKADDYDETTLVMRFAEMTQEVEVARPVDRPICGLAAGRRHRNRAFKDELSRRLEERGGPSNAADDPALLSQLMESLPAMPRCELVDPADDQTLPRLIEVLERRHRVRQMMTEQFNKTANSLKSMLQQFDSQLNAKETFLHDQRSRLSEKDKVILGQRAELERLEKKSKTLEYKIDILQKTTDMYEHDKRSLQHELETREQRLHRELSERRRMEQRMQGMMTDTKLKWEKECERRVNAKQLEMQNKLWVKDEKLKQLKAIVTESSSSGGGSIAFTTERPEKPERPSRERDRNFGQKRSASPSPLPDFSQTPSHQTRANVRAVKDAYPSSTTSSSSSSTSAFPSVASCISDWEHRFPVDTSSQARTPHSRSRTPASCLSTSSVGRRRGQRWVADSEVPATTLVNGLDLEAGTRTAPPVHPTHRRSHSAGGEKWVDHKPASNLDLDTVMQPIIPNAIKVSTPNEKALSKCQKYVLRHQELASDGEIETKLIKGNVFKTRGGGQAVQFTDIETLKQECAAASSRKRRSGSGEGPAQMEDIENRAPVAGTSSGFGYQKRRKP, from the exons atgcaCAGACAAAA TAAAGGGAAGACTCCTCGGAGGCCTGGCCCCAAAAAGGCATCCAACATAGATAAAGACCCCGTGGGA GTATACTGCCGTATACGTCCACTTGGAGCAGAAGATGAGGAATGTTGCATTGAGATGATCAGCAGCACCACGATTCAGCTTCATGCTCCTGATGGCCTTAAAGCCAACCGCAATGGGGAATACAAAGAG ACACAGTACTCCTTCAAAAAAGTGTTTGGTATAAATACCACTCAAATGGAGCTGTTTGAGGATGTTGCCAAGCCTCTGATAGAGGACCTGATTCATTGTAAGAATG gtcTGCTGTTTACGTACGGTGTTACTGGAAGTGGTAAGACCTTCACCATGACCGGCTCGCCTGGGGAAGGTGGACTCCTGCCCCGCTCTCTGGACATGCTCTTCAACAGCATTGGCCCCTTTCAGGCCAAGAGattt GTGTTTAAAACAGATGATAAAAATGGCATGGAGATCCAGGGTCAAGTTGATGCTCTCCTGGAGAGACAGAAGCGAGACAGTCAGCAGTCTGTGCCCAAAACGCCGTCTGCCAG gcaGAGGGTTGCTGACCCAGAGTTTGCAGATATGATCAGCTCAGAAGAGGCGTGTAAATCTGAGAATGTGGATGAAGACTGttgttacagtgtttttgtgtcctaCATCGAAATCTACAACAACTACATCTATGATCTCCTCGAAGATGCTCCGTTTGACCCAATCAGACCAAA ACCGCCTCAATCTAAGATTCTCCGTGAAGATCAGAATCACAACATGTACGTGGCCGGCTgcacagaagttgaagtcaaaTCTACAGAGGAGGCTTTTGAAGTCTTTTGGAAGG gacaaaagaaaaggaggatAGCCAACACTGAACTTAACCGTGAATCCAGTCGCTCCCACAGCGTGTTCACAGTAAAGTTGGCCCAGGCTCCTCTGGATGCTGATGGGGACCATATTCTGCAG GACAAAAACCAGGTGAATGTGAGTCAGCTGTGTCTGGTTGACCTGGCGGGCAGTGAGCGCACCAGCAGAACCAGAGCGGAGGGAAACCGTCTCCGTGAAGCAG GTAATATTAACCAGTCCTTGATGACACTGCGCACTTGTATGGAAGTCCTGCGTGAAAACCAGATGTGTGGAACCAATAAG ATGGTGCCTTACAGGGACTCTAAAGTTAcacatctgtttaaaaactaCTTTGATGGAGAAGGAAAAGTGAGGATGATTGTGTGCGTCAACCCAAAGGCTGATGATTATGACGAGACGACG ctggTGATGCGCTTTGCAGAGATGACCCAGGAGGTCGAGGTGGCACGGCCAGTTGACCGACCAATCTGTGGCCTCGCAGCAGGACGCAGACACAGAAACCGCGCCTTCAAAGATGAGCTGTCACGTCGCCTGGAAGAGCGAGGAGGTCCCAGTAATGCCG CGGATGATCCAGCTCTGCTGAGTCAGCTCATGGAAAGCCTTCCTGCGATGCCTCGCTGTGAGCTGGTGGACCCGGCTGATGATCAGACGCTGCCCCGCCTCATTGAGGTGCTGGAGAGGAGGCATCGTGTCCGTCAGATGATGACAGAGCAGTTCAACAAAACTG CCAATTCACTGAAGTCCAtgctgcagcagtttgacagTCAGCTCAATGCAAAGGAGACGTTCCTCCACGATCAACGAAGCAGACTGAGCGAGAAAGACAAAGTCATCCTCGGCCAGAGAGCGGAGTTAGAACGACTAGAGAAAAAATCCAAAACGCTGGAATACAAG ATCGATATCCTGCAGAAGACAACAGACATGTATGAGCACGACAAACGCTCACTTCAGCATGAGCTGGAGACCCGGGAGCAGCGTCTGCACAGAGAGCTGTCAGAGAGGAGGCGCATGGAGCAGCGCATGCAGGGCATGATGACAGACACCAAACTCAAGTGGGAAAAGGAGTGT GAGAGGAGAGTGAACGCCAAACAGCTGGAGATGCAGAACAAGTTGTGGGTGAAGGATGAGAAGTTGAAGCAGCTCAAGGCCATAgtgacagagagcagcagcagcggtggcGGCAGCATTGCATTTACAACTGAGCGTCCAGAGAAACCTGAGAGACCGTCACGGGAGAGAGATCGCAACTTTGGCCAGAAGAGGTCTGCCTCGCCATCACCACTTCCT GACTTCAGCCAAACTCCTTCCCACCAAACTCGAGCCAATGTTAGGGCAGTTAAGGACGCTTATCCCTcttccaccacctcctccagctcctcctccacctcagcCTTTCCCTCTGTAGCCTCCTGTATCTCTGACTGGGAGCACAGATTTCCTGTAGACACAAGCAGCCAAGCTAGGACCCCTCACAGCAGGAGCCGGACTCCTGCGTCATGCCTCAGCACCAGCAGTGTGGGCCGCAGGAGAGGCCAGCGCTGGGTCGCAGACTCTGAGGTCCCTGCTACGACTCTTGTCAATGGGCTAGACCTAGAGGCAGGCACAagg ACGGCCCCTCCGGTTCATCCAACGCACAGGCGCTCACACTCTGCGGGTGGGGAGAAATGGGTAGACCACAAACCTGCTTCTAATTTGGACCTAGACACTGTCATGCAGCCAATCATACCCAATGCAATCAAGGTGTCGACCCCGAACGAGAAAGCTCTGTCGAAATGTCAAAAGTATGTGCTTAGACATCAAGAGCTTGCCTCCGACGGGGAGATCGAGACCAAATTGATCAAG GGCAACGTGTTTAAGACCAGAGGTGGAGGACAGGCGGTGCAGTTTACAGACATCGAGACACTAAAACAAGAGTGCGCAGCAGCATCAAG TCGTAAGAGGAGATCAGGGTCTGGAGAAGGACCAGCTCAGATGGAGGACATAGAAAACAGG GCTCCAGTGGCAGGCACGAGCTCTGGCTTTGGGTATCAAAA GCGCAGAAAGCCTTAA
- the LOC121946792 gene encoding kinesin-like protein KIF23 isoform X3, with amino-acid sequence MHRQNKGKTPRRPGPKKASNIDKDPVGVYCRIRPLGAEDEECCIEMISSTTIQLHAPDGLKANRNGEYKETQYSFKKVFGINTTQMELFEDVAKPLIEDLIHCKNGLLFTYGVTGSGKTFTMTGSPGEGGLLPRSLDMLFNSIGPFQAKRFVFKTDDKNGMEIQGQVDALLERQKRDSQQSVPKTPSARQRVADPEFADMISSEEACKSENVDEDCCYSVFVSYIEIYNNYIYDLLEDAPFDPIRPKPPQSKILREDQNHNMYVAGCTEVEVKSTEEAFEVFWKGQKKRRIANTELNRESSRSHSVFTVKLAQAPLDADGDHILQDKNQVNVSQLCLVDLAGSERTSRTRAEGNRLREAGNINQSLMTLRTCMEVLRENQMCGTNKMVPYRDSKVTHLFKNYFDGEGKVRMIVCVNPKADDYDETTLVMRFAEMTQEVEVARPVDRPICGLAAGRRHRNRAFKDELSRRLEERGGPSNAADDPALLSQLMESLPAMPRCELVDPADDQTLPRLIEVLERRHRVRQMMTEQFNKTANSLKSMLQQFDSQLNAKETFLHDQRSRLSEKDKVILGQRAELERLEKKSKTLEYKIDILQKTTDMYEHDKRSLQHELETREQRLHRELSERRRMEQRMQGMMTDTKLKWEKECERRVNAKQLEMQNKLWVKDEKLKQLKAIVTESSSSGGGSIAFTTERPEKPERPSRERDRNFGQKRSASPSPLPTAPPVHPTHRRSHSAGGEKWVDHKPASNLDLDTVMQPIIPNAIKVSTPNEKALSKCQKYVLRHQELASDGEIETKLIKGNVFKTRGGGQAVQFTDIETLKQECAAASSRKRRSGSGEGPAQMEDIENRAPVAGTSSGFGYQKRRKP; translated from the exons atgcaCAGACAAAA TAAAGGGAAGACTCCTCGGAGGCCTGGCCCCAAAAAGGCATCCAACATAGATAAAGACCCCGTGGGA GTATACTGCCGTATACGTCCACTTGGAGCAGAAGATGAGGAATGTTGCATTGAGATGATCAGCAGCACCACGATTCAGCTTCATGCTCCTGATGGCCTTAAAGCCAACCGCAATGGGGAATACAAAGAG ACACAGTACTCCTTCAAAAAAGTGTTTGGTATAAATACCACTCAAATGGAGCTGTTTGAGGATGTTGCCAAGCCTCTGATAGAGGACCTGATTCATTGTAAGAATG gtcTGCTGTTTACGTACGGTGTTACTGGAAGTGGTAAGACCTTCACCATGACCGGCTCGCCTGGGGAAGGTGGACTCCTGCCCCGCTCTCTGGACATGCTCTTCAACAGCATTGGCCCCTTTCAGGCCAAGAGattt GTGTTTAAAACAGATGATAAAAATGGCATGGAGATCCAGGGTCAAGTTGATGCTCTCCTGGAGAGACAGAAGCGAGACAGTCAGCAGTCTGTGCCCAAAACGCCGTCTGCCAG gcaGAGGGTTGCTGACCCAGAGTTTGCAGATATGATCAGCTCAGAAGAGGCGTGTAAATCTGAGAATGTGGATGAAGACTGttgttacagtgtttttgtgtcctaCATCGAAATCTACAACAACTACATCTATGATCTCCTCGAAGATGCTCCGTTTGACCCAATCAGACCAAA ACCGCCTCAATCTAAGATTCTCCGTGAAGATCAGAATCACAACATGTACGTGGCCGGCTgcacagaagttgaagtcaaaTCTACAGAGGAGGCTTTTGAAGTCTTTTGGAAGG gacaaaagaaaaggaggatAGCCAACACTGAACTTAACCGTGAATCCAGTCGCTCCCACAGCGTGTTCACAGTAAAGTTGGCCCAGGCTCCTCTGGATGCTGATGGGGACCATATTCTGCAG GACAAAAACCAGGTGAATGTGAGTCAGCTGTGTCTGGTTGACCTGGCGGGCAGTGAGCGCACCAGCAGAACCAGAGCGGAGGGAAACCGTCTCCGTGAAGCAG GTAATATTAACCAGTCCTTGATGACACTGCGCACTTGTATGGAAGTCCTGCGTGAAAACCAGATGTGTGGAACCAATAAG ATGGTGCCTTACAGGGACTCTAAAGTTAcacatctgtttaaaaactaCTTTGATGGAGAAGGAAAAGTGAGGATGATTGTGTGCGTCAACCCAAAGGCTGATGATTATGACGAGACGACG ctggTGATGCGCTTTGCAGAGATGACCCAGGAGGTCGAGGTGGCACGGCCAGTTGACCGACCAATCTGTGGCCTCGCAGCAGGACGCAGACACAGAAACCGCGCCTTCAAAGATGAGCTGTCACGTCGCCTGGAAGAGCGAGGAGGTCCCAGTAATGCCG CGGATGATCCAGCTCTGCTGAGTCAGCTCATGGAAAGCCTTCCTGCGATGCCTCGCTGTGAGCTGGTGGACCCGGCTGATGATCAGACGCTGCCCCGCCTCATTGAGGTGCTGGAGAGGAGGCATCGTGTCCGTCAGATGATGACAGAGCAGTTCAACAAAACTG CCAATTCACTGAAGTCCAtgctgcagcagtttgacagTCAGCTCAATGCAAAGGAGACGTTCCTCCACGATCAACGAAGCAGACTGAGCGAGAAAGACAAAGTCATCCTCGGCCAGAGAGCGGAGTTAGAACGACTAGAGAAAAAATCCAAAACGCTGGAATACAAG ATCGATATCCTGCAGAAGACAACAGACATGTATGAGCACGACAAACGCTCACTTCAGCATGAGCTGGAGACCCGGGAGCAGCGTCTGCACAGAGAGCTGTCAGAGAGGAGGCGCATGGAGCAGCGCATGCAGGGCATGATGACAGACACCAAACTCAAGTGGGAAAAGGAGTGT GAGAGGAGAGTGAACGCCAAACAGCTGGAGATGCAGAACAAGTTGTGGGTGAAGGATGAGAAGTTGAAGCAGCTCAAGGCCATAgtgacagagagcagcagcagcggtggcGGCAGCATTGCATTTACAACTGAGCGTCCAGAGAAACCTGAGAGACCGTCACGGGAGAGAGATCGCAACTTTGGCCAGAAGAGGTCTGCCTCGCCATCACCACTTCCT ACGGCCCCTCCGGTTCATCCAACGCACAGGCGCTCACACTCTGCGGGTGGGGAGAAATGGGTAGACCACAAACCTGCTTCTAATTTGGACCTAGACACTGTCATGCAGCCAATCATACCCAATGCAATCAAGGTGTCGACCCCGAACGAGAAAGCTCTGTCGAAATGTCAAAAGTATGTGCTTAGACATCAAGAGCTTGCCTCCGACGGGGAGATCGAGACCAAATTGATCAAG GGCAACGTGTTTAAGACCAGAGGTGGAGGACAGGCGGTGCAGTTTACAGACATCGAGACACTAAAACAAGAGTGCGCAGCAGCATCAAG TCGTAAGAGGAGATCAGGGTCTGGAGAAGGACCAGCTCAGATGGAGGACATAGAAAACAGG GCTCCAGTGGCAGGCACGAGCTCTGGCTTTGGGTATCAAAA GCGCAGAAAGCCTTAA